The Polaribacter sp. HaHaR_3_91 genomic sequence TTCTTTTTTTTTAATGCATAAAAAGATATAATTATGGTTGATGTTAAGTGTTAAAATCATTAAATAAATTATATTTGTTTTTTAGAAAATTTAATAAATGGAGAAAGAAAAGTGGCTTTTTGAAATAACGCCAAAAACAAGTCTTTTAGACTTAAACTTAAAAGAAGTTTGGCAATATAGAGATTTGTTAATGCTTTTTGTAAAACGAGATGTTGTTACATTATATAAGCAAACAATTTTAGGTCCTTTATGGTATTTAATACAACCTTTATTTACTTCTATTATATTTACATTAGTTTTTAATAATATAGCAGGAATTTCAACAGGTTCAGTTCCTCCTTTTTTATTCAATTTAGCTGGTATTACTATTTGGAACTATTTTAAAGAATGTTTAATAGCAACATCAGATACTTTTAAAAAGAATGAAGCAATTTTTGGAAAAGTGTATTTTCCTAGAGTAATAATGCCTATGTCTATAGTTGTTTCTAACTTATTGAAATTTGGGATTCAAATATTTATTTTTATATGTTTTTATATTTACTATTATTTTAATGGCTTTCAGGTTTTACCTAATGCATACATTTTATTTTTCCCTTTATTAATCATTGCAATGGGGATGATGGGCTTGGGATTAGGAATGATAATTAGTTCTATGGTTACCAAATATAGAGATTTAACTTTTTTAGTTTCTTTTGGTGTTCAACTATTGATGTATATATCTGCGGTAATGTATCCTTTAGATTTAATGAGAGAAAAATTAATTAATACTGAAGAAGGAACAGATTATTCTTGGATTGTAGATTTTAATCCGATTGCTCACTTAATAGAGTTTGGTCGATTTATACTTTTAAATGATGGTAATTACTCTACTTTCGGAATTATTTATACATCTATATTTACCATTATAGTTTTCTTTTTAGGATTATTAATTTTTAATAAAACTGAAAAAACGTTTATAGATACAATTTAGATATGGAAAAAGAAGTAATCTTAAAGGTAGAAAATTTATCTAAGCAATATCGTTTAGGAACAGTTGGTACAGGTACAATTAGTCATGATTTTAACCGGTTTTTAGCAAAAATAAGAGGTAAAGAAGACCCATATTTAAAAGTAGGAGAATCTAATAATAGGGCTACAAAAGGTGAATCTGAATATGTTTGGGCTTTAAAAGATATTAATTTTGAAGTTAAAAAAGGAGAAGTTCTAGGTATTATTGGTAAAAACGGTGCAGGGAAATCTACTCTTTTAAAGATTTTATCAAAAGTAACGGGCCCAACTACAGGTTCTATCAAATCTAAAGGAAGAATTGCTTCTTTATTAGAAGTTGGTACCGGTTTTCATCCAGAAATGACAGGGAGAGAAAATGTTTTTTTAAATGGTGCAATCTTAGGGATGACTAAAAAAGAAATCTCTGAAAAATTAGATGAAATTGTAGAGTTTTCTGGTTGTGAACGTTATATAGATACACCTGTAAAACGTTATTCTAGCGGAATGAAGGTTCGTTTGGCTTTTGCTGTAGCAGCTCATTTAGAACCAGATATTTTAATTGTAGATGAAGTTTTGGCTGTTGGAGATGCAGAGTTTCAAAAGAAAGCCATTGGTAAGATGCAAGATATTTCTAATAGTGATGGAAGAACAGTATTGTTTGTTAGTCATGATTTAGTTGCAATAAAAAGCCTTTGTTTTAGAGGTGTTTTATTAGAAGATGGTAAGGTTTCTTGTATAGGTGAAATAGAAGAAGTCCTCAACCAATATGAAAGTTTAAATTTGAAAAAAGTATTAAAAAATGATACCGCTTTTTTTGATTTTAAAAAACAATTTGGAATACAATCTATAAAAACCTTTAGCAATAATAAACAAACAAGAATTATAAAAGCTGGTTCTGAATTTAAAATAGAATTTACTTATAATGTAAAAGAAGATTATTTTGCTCCAGAATTAGGTATAGGAATTTGTAATAACAAGAGAGAGTCTATTATGAGGTTTAATAATCTACATGTAGGTTTTCCTCTTAAAATAACTAAAGGAACTAATATTGTAAATTTAATTATATCTAACTTTCCAATTTA encodes the following:
- a CDS encoding ABC transporter permease encodes the protein MEKEKWLFEITPKTSLLDLNLKEVWQYRDLLMLFVKRDVVTLYKQTILGPLWYLIQPLFTSIIFTLVFNNIAGISTGSVPPFLFNLAGITIWNYFKECLIATSDTFKKNEAIFGKVYFPRVIMPMSIVVSNLLKFGIQIFIFICFYIYYYFNGFQVLPNAYILFFPLLIIAMGMMGLGLGMIISSMVTKYRDLTFLVSFGVQLLMYISAVMYPLDLMREKLINTEEGTDYSWIVDFNPIAHLIEFGRFILLNDGNYSTFGIIYTSIFTIIVFFLGLLIFNKTEKTFIDTI
- a CDS encoding ABC transporter ATP-binding protein, which translates into the protein MEKEVILKVENLSKQYRLGTVGTGTISHDFNRFLAKIRGKEDPYLKVGESNNRATKGESEYVWALKDINFEVKKGEVLGIIGKNGAGKSTLLKILSKVTGPTTGSIKSKGRIASLLEVGTGFHPEMTGRENVFLNGAILGMTKKEISEKLDEIVEFSGCERYIDTPVKRYSSGMKVRLAFAVAAHLEPDILIVDEVLAVGDAEFQKKAIGKMQDISNSDGRTVLFVSHDLVAIKSLCFRGVLLEDGKVSCIGEIEEVLNQYESLNLKKVLKNDTAFFDFKKQFGIQSIKTFSNNKQTRIIKAGSEFKIEFTYNVKEDYFAPELGIGICNNKRESIMRFNNLHVGFPLKITKGTNIVNLIISNFPIYREGEYYITIYFGSLSNFEALEDAFSIKVKEDNVFNSSRILENKHNLIIHKAISYSQP